TTAACCTTTCAGATTCACCAATTAGAAAAATACCTGATTCCATCACTCACATTAGGAATCTAAAGACGTTGAATATTGTTGGTTGTTGTAACTTAGTTGCCTTACCTAGAGAATTAGGATCTTTGACAGGATTAAGGTGCCTTGATTTGAGATTTACAAGTATTAAAGTATTGCCTGAATCTTGCATTAGTAACCTCTGTAATTTGGAGATAGTGACCTTTGTATCTACATGTGAGCTTCCAGAAGAAATTAAGAATTGGCCGAAATTAAGGCAGTTGTTTATTGAAAGATATGTGACCATTGTATCTACCATGCCCAGAGGTATCGAAAAGCTAACTTGCCTTGAAACGTTGAAGTCATACACGGTAAGGAAAGAAGCAGATATTCATAGTGGTCATAGTGGGATAAAAGAGTTAGCAGCGCTGAACTCCCTTCAGGTGTTGTATATAGAAAGGTTAGAGAATGTGAGAGGAGGAATTGAAGATGCAGAGGGAGCAAAGTTAAAAGATAAGCCAATTTTAAGAGAATTATATCTACGTTGGAGACCCAACGgagatgataaagatgatgatatggttttggtGGGTCTTAGACCTCACCCCAATTTGAGATTGCTGGAAATAAATGGATTCTCGGGTTTAAATCTTCCGTATAGTCGCCGGCTTCTGGTGTCATTAAATTTGCAGAACTGCAACAGGTGCGGGAATCCTCCCGCTCTAGGTATGCTTCCATGTCTTAAGGATCTTTGGATTTCGAGAATGAAGTCAGTCAAGTGTTTGGGTAGAGAATTTTATTaccagcaacaagaagaagaaagtagtaGCACCCAGAACTCAACAACTACAGCAGCATTATCATTTTTCCCTTCTTTAGTTGAGTTGATAATCAACAATATGGAAAATCTGGAAGAATGGGTTGCTCCTCCTTCATCTTATGTTTATGTTGATGCCTTCCCTGTCCTTGAGACGCTATATATGCAGGGTTGTCCAAAATTGAGAAGCGCACCAAATTCGTTTCCTTCTCTGAAGGAATTGGATCTGCACGGTATTAACGGCAAGGCAGTAAACTCAATCTTTTCTGCCAGTAGAGGAGGATGTCTCACCTCTCTCACATCCATTGTCATAGAAGAATATCCGGAGCTGATATATTTCCCATTGGGCGCACTACTCAATAACAATGCTCCGAATCTCCATTCTTTATGCATCAGAAATTGCTCTAAGTTTCAAGGTTTTGGCGATGATGATGATCTATACAACAACAATAATTCTCTCCGCAAGTTGGAATTAGATTATTGCCCTGTTTTAACAACTCTACCGGATTTACGATTATGGACTTCTCTTCGGGAATTAACCATCTTCAAGTGCGGCAAATTGGAGGAGTCTATACCGTATGATCTCAAGACATCGCTCCGCTTTCTTCATTCTCTGAAAGTCGATTTTATTCAAAGAGAAGAGGGACAGCTATCAGATCGAGATGAATATGTATCCAGGTTAATCAATTTGATGGAGAAGTAATTGAAGATATGTTTGCTGCAACTCCTTACATCTCTTCCAGTTACTACCAACAGGTCTCTCTCTCACTCTCAAAGTTATTTTGTTTAAACTCCAATATTTGTTGTCAGATTTCATCATATTCTAACTGTGATCGATTGAGATTCCAGTGCTATGTTTAATTACATCATTCTTTGGATCTCTACATCTATTCATCACTTATTGGCTATTGTATGGAGTTTCTTCACTTTGTAAATTTTCTTTGGGTCTTTCGTAACTATGTAGGAAGAGGTGATTGAAGTATTGAAAGTCAGATGGGTGACTCTATGCGCTGTGTTGCTACTTGCTAGAGATATGCAAGGAGAACAAGATGTTGTTGGAAGTACATATGATCGTAGTTAGACCAAATTGCTATTATTGTGTTGGAGTTTTGCGTCAGCCATTCTGCATGGCTTCCAAGTACACAAGTGAGTGTAAAAACATGCGAATTAATGAGACAATAACTTTTGGAATTAATTGAATTGTGAAATTTTCTTGGCTCAGTCTGTTTCTCTGTTCCAAAAATTACATCATGAAATGGAATCAGACAATAACTTTTTATAAGTACTTTTTATATGGATTCCAACTGCTACTAAATTTAATTGGTCGTCAGTGGATCTTGTTCAACCTTTTTTCGTGTTTGTAACTTCATTTGAGTGGATAGGAAGATGTCTCATTATGAAGAACCAGTAAGCAACAGGGCACACTAACTGACAATTTGTTGAAGCAGTCATATGTTGCATTTGCAATTTGAGCTGAATCCAACCAGAACCGGTGTATCATTTTGAGGCCGTTGAAACAAACTAAGTTCTTCTCTGCTCGACTTCCGTTTCTGTATAAAAGCTGAAGGTTTATTATCCcctagtaattatttttttgctttgtttgtAAACGTCATGCCCCTACAAAATGATTTTTGGTGGCTGTGAGTGCCAACAACCTAGTTGGAATGATACGAACTACAGTGATGCTACGGAGGTAGTGCCTTGTTTGTTAGGTTTATCAGGACCTAGAAAATGAAAATAGCCAGTACCGATATTTTGTATAGAATGTCACAACCAACTCTCAAACGCACACCTCAAAGGGATTGACACCTCCAAATCGTGAACAACCCGTATAAAGCAAAAAACATAAGAATGATGGTGAATTTGAAGGTGCGCCTGCAAATTAGTGGAGATTGTCTAGATTATGTTAGTTCATCCTCTCCAAAGCTTCCGCTTCACTAAAAGCCGATTTAAGAAAGCGAGGGCATATAAACTTGGATAATATCTAATGCAAGAGTTTCTGACATAATCAGACTGCCACATAACTGCTTCTTCACTTACCAGGAATCTTCCCTTTTACGGTTTCACCTTTCTCACGTTGGTGTTTCCAAAGTTTGTCGCTAAATTCACAGTTTTCATTTTCTGATTCATCAGAATATTAGGTCAGGTGTAACCTCGTTTATTTAAGACGGTCATTAAAGAATCCAAAAAGCCTTAACTACTAAATTAAGACGGTCATGAAAGAGTCCAAAATGCCTTGTCATTAAAGAATCCAAAGTGCCTTAACTACTGAATTAGTTTCAGAAGGAAACAGGATTAAGATTTCTCACTAACTTTGTTCAAGGTATCTATCCTTTCGGAAACAACAAAGTTTGTGTGTGAACAAGAGTTGTGAGAAGTCTTAAACCTAATTCCTGCTAATACTAGTAATCATCATTAATGTCCGTGCATGCTAAAAGCATTATGACTGGTTGGACCAAATATTCTGACAAATCAAAAAATGAAAACTGTGAATTTACTGACCAGTTTCGTAAACACCAATGTAAGGAAGGTGAAACCATAATAGGAAAGATGACTAGATTAAGcacaaaaacaaaaaccatatgcaATTGTGCAAGTTCATAGCATCAAATGTAGAATCACCCACTACAGGATCGGAAGAGCTCATTCAGAGGGTGTGTATGAGTTCATGTACCCTATACAACATAATCTTTTGCAGCTCTCAAGATTGTAATATCGATGTGTGGCTTGGAAACTACACAAGGGAGATTGATTTGCAAACTGAAGGTAAATAAACTATCAGTTGCTTCAGTTGGTTCAAAATCTTGAGTTATTATTTTGTTGATTTAAGTTGTTCCCGTAGGCTGggcgttttctttttcttctattcttGTTTTGCAATTAATTTTTGCCATTCTAATCCTACATTCCTATATTGGTTTTACTGGACTTAGTATTTTAGTTTGAGTGGGATTAAGCTATTCAAGACGAGTTTTGGGGCTGAAGGCGACGATCAAAAGTAATAGTCAATAAGCCCTGGATTGACAAAACAAGATGATCGAAAGTCAATTTGGATAATCGTGGAATAGTGGAACTCATATAAATGACAGGGCTAGAATAGCAGCATAGTAATGTAATTACCAATTATTATTCAACAAATTCCATTAATTGATACGAATTAAAATTAAGGAGATTGAAGAAAAATATAACTACTAAGTAAATTTAAGGATTGGTGCAACTCTTACTTGGTTGGGCTAGGCCGCTTTATTATACAGGCATATAGGCATGGTAGAGATGCAGTTGCCTTATTCTTGCAGCATTTTGAAAGGTGTTCAAAATCTTTGCGAAGAGTTCAACTCAAATTGCAAGTTCATTCTAGGTAGGATTTACTTCTGGATAGCATATTTGGTTGGGAAATTCTACCTTAGTCACACAATTTCCTCTTGCTTTCGAGGCATCTTCGAATAAAGACAGCACCATAGCTCAAATGTTCAACATTACAATTCAGAGTTGGTCTTTAGGAATAACGAGAAGAATTCAAGACCATGTAGTAAACGATGTAGCGGGTCTCCTTCATGTGCTGAATGATAGTAATATTGTCTTCACAAATCTTGAAGATAAAAGAGTTTGGATAGATGGCGACGTTGTTGGTGAATTTTCGGTGAAGAAATGTTATAGGTGGTTAGTTCAGCGCAACGAGGCTTATGTGGAAGCCGAGCACATAAATCCAAAGAAGATCTGGAACAGGTGTTGGCCCCCTAAGGTAAGCTTCTTCCTTTAGTTGGCTGCTAAGCAAAAAATCCTAACTCAAGACCAGTTAGTAAAAAGAAAACGGAGAGAGTGGGTCAATCACTGCTACTTAATTATGTATCAGTGATGCAGAAACTTCATTACACTTGCTTCTCTATTGTCCGTATGCTAGCAGTATTTGGCactttttcatccaggaattcAACCTCATTTGGACTATTCCTCATACAACCGATGCTGCCATCCAATCTTGGCCTCAATCAACATCTAAATCAAGAAAAGCATCTTATGAAATTTGTGGAATGAGAGGAATTATCGTGCCTTTGACAATAAATCTCTTGAAAAAGCTAAAATGAGTGAAGAAATTAAGTTTACAGTGGCGTATTGGCTTCACAAGTAACCTCAGTTTCAAGGAATATCTCTTCGGTACTTCATGCTCCAATGAAAATTAGCGGTGTTTGAACCACCTTGAGTTTCACCTGTCATGTACAAGGAGTCTTAAGTTTTTTTTCGTAGCACTTGTTTTCTCTTGTGTTGTTCCCTTCCTTTTTTGGTCGGTTCTTGTAGTATTTGTGCATTGTGCGTTCACATTTTGTgaacctttttcttttctttttaaataaagTTAATTTACCGATAAAAAAAGACACATACAGTTGCCTTattcagaaaataataaagacctCCAAAAACGCTATGAGCTTAATAAAGGCAAAAGTATAGGAAGAAAGAAGCTACATCTTTTCCATGGTTGAACGACTCCCTAACACCAAAGATGAAAAACTCAAGATAtgtattttccatttttttcGAGTACTTTGCGGATAGAGAGACTGTTTGCATAGCAAGGAAGACCATCTATAACTACATGGAACCTTACAGGTGGAAGAGCAATGTTTTCAAGATTAGTGTAGTACGTAGAAATCTGTCAGTGGAGGCGCGATATTCTCAAGACTATCAAAGTACGTGGAACTCAATAAGTGGAAGTACGATATTCTTGGACAATCCTGATAGTATTCTATAAGTGGAACTCTATAAGTGCTGTGGTAATCTTGATAGTACCGACTTCCAGTTATAGAATTTCAAGTATTAGGCTAATCTTGATAGTATTGAACTTCCGGTTATAAAGTTCCGCATATTATGATAATCTTGAGAGTATATAGCAGTTCCACTTATAAATGGTCCTTCCTGCTATATATACACAACTTCCACTAGGGTGAAGGAGTACAAATTTGTTTACACTTTTCTAACGGggtatatttcacatattcttcCGATGAATTATTTAATTGATGCCACATTATCCTCTATGTTTAGAATCACGATCCTCATACATAACTCCCAAAATTAAGTTATGGATAGACATTGAAATGTGACATGCACATTCGTTAAGGAGTATGCACAAATACGGACTCAGGGCGAAGTGCCATAGAAAATGAAATTATCAAGCTAGCTATTTGCACCTTTTGGTGCTAGCTAGGGACGGAACCGCTCTGCCATGGAAAAACAGTACGAGTACACTTTTTTGGTTAATTAGCCCTTGGATTTGAATTTCTGGATCTAAAAGACAAacaaaatatgacaaacaaaatACGACAACCTTTCAAATATTCATAAATTCAAATTTCATGATTTCAATATCCCCACGGGCATCCCACCCAAACAAAAACTAATATTTAATACTTAAGTTACTAAAATACCCCTCAAGATGAAATCTAGAACTAATATCTATTCCTGCATCttctttgtgataatcttgagATTATcatatgacccattttccgagaACAATACTATTATTAGAGTTCTTCGCATGTAAAACGTACATGAACTCTCCTTTTTTTCCTTTCGTATGGGAACATTTAAAATTTTCTTCAGGCTAGAACCCTATActcgttttattttcttttcctttttcagaaaacaaaaacaaaaacaaaatggtAACCTGCATTTTTGAACGCTATTGTAAATGTCCTGATGTCCTGCGTATCGAGTAAAAAAAACAACATGAAAAGATATGTGAATTAACTAGCTTATATATTGTTCTCTGCATGTGCAATGCTATTCTAGCCCAGTTACTCTGTTACTGTTACTTCATGACATgggttttttttgcttaataataaaaatttattgataccaaaagagattacaaaaattcactcaaattaaaaacaaaaaaacactcATGAATGAATGtttacaagcaaacaatcactcAACTCATCAAAATCTGTAATATGTTTTATTTGGATGTTCCAGATTTGACAGAAAAGAAGGTCTATTCAAAAAAACTCTCTTCTCACCTCTAAGTAAAGTAGCCCCAATCTTTGCAAGACTATCAGCTGAGAAATTTACTTCTCTATAATTGTGTATAAATTTATCACTGACCAATGTAGATACTATTTTATTCCATCTAGTTTGTACACACCAGGGAATTTTCCTGGCTGAAAGAAACTGATGAATGATGTAGAGTCAGTCATGATGCATATCTGTAAGAAACCCTTACTTATTTCCCATTCACATGCATTTATTACAGCAAAAACCTTAGCTAAGTAATTAGTTGTAATGCCCATTCCACCTGCAACTGCTATCAATATAGTACCTGCACTATCTCTGCCAACAAAGCCATATCCTGCATCTCCGGAGTTATTTCTTGAAACCCCATCACAACATGATAGAATTTGATTTCCAGTGGGTAAAGAGAAGTAACACTCCTGAATTTTATAATTCTTCACTCTCATGCATTTATTGCCAACAAAATTAAGAATCGGCAAGTCCTCCACTGTATTCACATACACCCCTTCATCCTGACTTCACATTCCCTTGTAAATTGAACTATTctattcttcaattcctttggATTTGGATATGCACCATCAAAGACTACTATGTATCTAAGAAAACATAGTTCCTTCATAGTTCTGAAAGCAGTAGACCTCCAAATTTCTTTTACAGCTGGGTTGTTGGATCTTGCCAGAGTAAGAACCTCCACAAAAGATAAAGGATTCAATAATGCAAACGTTCCACCTAGCCAGTGAAAAAAAATCACTAAAATTACAGTACCATAATATATGGTCAGTGGATTCTTCGGCTTGATTGCAAAAATAACATCTTGGTGCCAGATTGAAACCTTTTTCCCTCATGTTCCCATCTGTGGTCCATACACCTCTCACAACCTTCCATATATTTCTTGATACATTAGGATGAATTGTGTTATGCCAAATCTTTTTGGTCAATTACAGCTCAGGATATTTCTTCATTACATTGTTCACTGCAGTTGCAAATGTAAAATCTCCAGTTTTTGACCATATCCAAATTCTCCCATCCTTGTTCCCATCCACCACTGGTAGTTCATTTACATCAACCATGTTTGAAATTTCAGAAGGTATTATCCATTCACCATTTCTTAATAATTGCATCACCTTAAGATCGGGATTTTTGTAGCATAAAAAAATTATCAGGATAACAATTTCATAATGCCTTACATGTGATCCAGATATCATTCCATACTGAGATACTTTCTCCATCTCCCATAATCCATCTTGAGTTATTAAAAACTTCATCACGAACCCATTTGATCCCAATCCATACACAAGACTTTTTATAATAATTTATCCACACACCATGTTTATCTTGAAATTTAGCTTGTAATTTTTTTCCCATTCTGCATTTTCCAAGTCAGTTTCATAAGGAGTGATTTTTTGATGTCTTTTAAACTTCTCAGTCCCAGATCCCCTTCTGCAAATGGTGCATTTACCTCTTCCCATTTTACTGTTagtaatttattatttgatgggACCCCTAACCAAAGAAAATTTCTAATTATTTTGTCTCACTCAAGCAAGACTTTCCTAGGCCATTTATACACATACACATACATATTGTATATTAGTATACTGCATAACAAATTTTTCACCAGGATGAGTCTTTCTTGAAAAGATAAAATTTTACCCATCCAACCAGGCATTTTTTTCTGTAGTAAATCCACACAGTCCCAAACATGACATGATTTAATTCTTCCTGGTATCAAATTAACTCCCAAATACTTATATAGAAACTTTGAAAGTGGCATACCACAATTATTAGCAATTTGAATTTTCTTGCTATCAATAGTGTCTCCCACAAAGCATTTTCTTTTTGGCAGACTTACTACTTGACAAGATGATTGATGGTACTCCTTCAAGAGTTTCAATAATTTATCAATGTTCCTCTTATCACCATTGCAGAacaaaaaaaatttcatcaaaaagGAAAATATTTGAAGGTTGAATACCATTTCTATTAACCATTGGAATAAATTTCCTCTCTTGAACCAAATAAGATATTTTTCGACTTAATATTTACTGagcaatagaagaaaaaaataggtGATAGAGGGTCACTTTGATTTAAGCCCCTGCCAATAGAGAAATATCCTACTGAACCACCATTAACCATAACAGATATTATAGTGGACTGAAATAACACTTGTGAACAATGAACCAGTTAAGatgaaaaaccaaaagaataTATAGCTTGAAATAAGAAGTCCTGGATACGAGAATCATAAGCTTGTGTTACGTCCAACTTCAGACCTacgttaccacctcttccagtGGTCTCCATTTCATTTATTAGTTTAGATGCTAACACAATTTGATTTTGTAAGTTTCTTCCCTTAACGAAAGCCCCTTGTTGTGGAGAGACTAACTTCTCAATCATTTTCCCCATTTTGGAAGTAATTTAATTATTaccttgaagaaaaaattacttaaACCTATGGGTCTAAACTGAGTGGCTTTCTTGGTACCTTGAACTTTTGGCAGAAGGGTAACGAAGTTTGCATTCATACCTTTAGGTATAAAACCTCTTCCCCAACAGAATTGAATTGCAAAGATTAAATCCTTACCAATTATGTCTCATGTTCTCTTGTAGAACCAACCAACaaaaccatctggtccaggaGCATTACAAGGATCCATATCATGAATTGCTCCATGGATTTCTTCATTTGTTGGAATAGCAAATAAGGATCCATATCTGCATCATTTATGACTTTCGGAATATTTTCAAATATATCATCAGCAACTAACACCTCTtgttttttaaatttattttcaaaatgcTCCACCAGAATGTCTGAGATCCCTTGTTAAGAAGAAACAATGCACCAGCTGAACTTTCTAATTCTGCGATTGAACTTTATAGAAGTATGAAAAAATTTTGGAGTTCGAAGCCCCTTCTTTTAACCATTTAACTCTAGCTTTTTGTTGAGCTGTATTTTTGCTTTGCCATAACAAAATTTCTTGCTTCTCTCTTGCAGTTATAAGTTTATCAAGTAATGCTATATTATATGGTTGTCTGTCTGAAATTAAAGCAAAATTAACTATTTCTGCATTCTGCATTCTGTAATTGAAATCTGACATCATCAAATACACTCCAATTTCAATCTTTAAtgattttcttcaatctttttaatttttcagAAAAATGAAGGAAGGATTTAAAGATGCCTCAACTTACCAAGCTTCTTTGATTAACTTCATAAAATCAGGATGA
This genomic stretch from Papaver somniferum cultivar HN1 unplaced genomic scaffold, ASM357369v1 unplaced-scaffold_554, whole genome shotgun sequence harbors:
- the LOC113343172 gene encoding putative disease resistance protein RGA3, whose amino-acid sequence is MGGLGKTSLAQLVYQDKSIETHFGKKMWVCVSDKFDVYRILKEIIESITSVSCGNPSNFDVLARQVKEKLIGNKYLLVLDDIWNEDAEDWEKLKGVLVHGVEGSKLLVTTRSQKVASLVGGKVHNLQKLPDEVCWFIMQKKSSIPLSQIMMAIGRDIAKKCDGLPLAANFLGSLLSLKRDENYWVSVNIDKNLWVQPENTRVISILKLSYDNLASPLKQCFSYCCLFPKDWEIEREILISMWMAEGFIQSNIEVNNRSLEDIGNDYFEFLLRNSFFQDIKQDELGVILTCKMHDLVHDLAMSVVDRNEFGINGKEDVSQIRRLQLEHDKLSSTTTPQVLRKAKNLRTIVGLKSYSPIKRFSSIKRLRVLYLVSLLDTEVPFSISEFKHLRFLDLSRFELELSHGVSLSHSLNLQTLILRFCKYVFGFLGEIGHLNNLRHLDVSNSDIKALPESIIKLTNLQRLDLHGCDQLEGALPENIGFLRHLSYLNLSDSPIRKIPDSITHIRNLKTLNIVGCCNLVALPRELGSLTGLRCLDLRFTSIKVLPESCISNLCNLEIVTFVSTCELPEEIKNWPKLRQLFIERYVTIVSTMPRGIEKLTCLETLKSYTVRKEADIHSGHSGIKELAALNSLQVLYIERLENVRGGIEDAEGAKLKDKPILRELYLRWRPNGDDKDDDMVLVGLRPHPNLRLLEINGFSGLNLPYSRRLLVSLNLQNCNRCGNPPALGMLPCLKDLWISRMKSVKCLGREFYYQQQEEESSSTQNSTTTAALSFFPSLVELIINNMENLEEWVAPPSSYVYVDAFPVLETLYMQGCPKLRSAPNSFPSLKELDLHGINGKAVNSIFSASRGGCLTSLTSIVIEEYPELIYFPLGALLNNNAPNLHSLCIRNCSKFQGFGDDDDLYNNNNSLRKLELDYCPVLTTLPDLRLWTSLRELTIFKCGKLEESIPYDLKTSLRFLHSLKVDFIQREEGQLSDRDEYVSRLINLMEK